In Colletotrichum higginsianum IMI 349063 chromosome 1, whole genome shotgun sequence, one genomic interval encodes:
- a CDS encoding BZIP transcription factor gives MVSTYQMPNYYRPTPLTVDTTQAQKYYEEEDHSILDESILDHSALDSGLEMSPPMADSRRESFAIGGSLFSPKTEDWQSVEMQSVPSNNPFIEQHTNNNPFMRLDHAQPHPSPFGPQGNAWSLSNTSGSCTPLQQFDGLPAEYDSGAPMFQRPVQGQTPFTNPTGQINMFAPIGSGNQSIPTSPQKGWLGQAESMAKKMRPGSPAIRSHNDMRRGDGIRKKNARFDIPAERNLSNIDNLISQSTDEQEIKELKQQKRLLRNRQAALDSRQRKKQHTERLEDEKKQFTAVLTDMEDEMAEMRKQMEQLLREKQFNQEYIESLTMEKEEMMRSHTIETGELRKKVSVLTDHVQRLENAAMAAPANNTFVSGYDDMDGMTMPGTWDSVNFLGEYPMEQEVKQELQVIPTKKADNTAFPVESEKPSSQGGILFMLFLVGAFVLSSRSTPAIPRVSEDVRAEAATLLESVFKDAGINGASNTMNAVAPQPSGSSWVDNSAVSMGDTSMGGVAPSMLGQLGDSLTQPTDEQANEQLFGLSAAQYNGVNSQDFLGSAPERSTSQGRKNLADALAAMRNTKQSAADVYTRSLLWDQIPSEVVRNFAKMVSESNSAKVGANE, from the exons ATGGTCTCAACATACCAGATGCCGAACTACTACAGACCGACACCGTTGACTGTAGACACAACACAGGCGCAAAAGTACtacgaggaggaggaccaCAGCATCTTGGACGAAAGCATCCTGGACCACAGCGCACTCGACTCGGGCCTGGAAATGTCGCCTCCCATGGCTGATAGCAGAAGGGAATCGTTCGCCATTGGCGGCTCTCTCTTCTCGCCCAAGACGGAGGACTGGCAATCAGTCGAAATGCAATCTGTGCCGTCCAACAACCCCTTCATTGAACAGcacaccaacaacaaccccttCATGCGCCTCGACCATGCCCAGCCCCACCCCTCTCCGTTTGGCCCCCAAGGGAACGCCTGGTCCCTGAGCAACACGTCCGGCTCCTGCACCCCTCTACAGCAGTTCGATGGCTTGCCGGCTGAGTACGACAGCGGCGCGCCCATGTTCCAAAGACCCGTCCAGGGCCAGACGCCCTTCACGAACCCCACTGGCCAAATCAACATGTTCGCGCCCATCGGTTCGGGGAACCAGTCCATCCCGACATCGCCGCAAAAGGGCTGGCTCGGCCAGGCCGAGtccatggccaagaagatgCGCCCCGGGAGCCCTGCAATCCGCTCGCACAACGACATGAGAAGAGGCGACGGCATCCGCAAGAAGAACGCGCGCTTCGATATCCCGGCCGAGCGCAACCTGAGCAATATCGACAACCTCATCTCTCAGTCCACTGATGAGCAGGAGATCAAAGAGTTGAAGCAACAAAAGCGACTGTTGAGGAATCGCCAGGCAGC CCTTGACTCTCGCCAGAGGAAGAAGCAGCACACGGAACGTttggaggacgagaagaagcagttCACGGCCGTCCTCACCGACATGGAGGACGAGATGGCCGAAATGAGGAAGCAGATGGAACAGCTCTTGCGGGAGAAGCAGTTCAACCAGGAGTACATCGAGTCGCTCACCATGGAAAAGGAGGAGATGATGCGCTCTCACACGATTGAGACGGGCGAGCTCCGCAAGAAGGTCAGTGTCCTCACCGACCACGTCCAACGTCTCGAGAAcgcggccatggcggcccCCGCCAACAACACCTTCGTCTCCGGCTACGATGACATGGACGGCATGACCATGCCCGGCACCTGGGACAGCGTCAACTTTCTCGGCGAATACCCTATGGAGCAGGAGGTCAAGCAGGAGCTCCAGGTCATCCCGACCAAGAAGGCCGACAACACTGCCTTCCCTGTCGAGTCCGAGAAGCCCTCGTCTCAGGGCGGCATCCTCTTCAtgctcttcctcgtcggcgcctttGTTCTGTCGAGCCGCTCCACGCCCGCCATCCCGCGAGTGTCGGAAGACGTTCGCGCCGAAGCTGCCACGCTCCTCGAGAGCGTCTTCAAGGACGCCGGCATCAACGGAGCTTCCAACACGATGAACGCCGTCGCTCCCCAGCCTTCCGGTAGTTCGTGGGTAGACAACTCTGCCGTGTCCATGGGTGACACATCAATGGGCGGCGTCGCACCCTCGATGCTCGGTCAACTAGGCGACTCGCTCACCCAACCTACCGACGAGCAGGCCAACGAACAGCTTTTCGGCCTCTCGGCGGCCCAGTATAACGGCGTCAACTCCCAGGACTTCCTCGGAAGCGCGCCCGAGCGCTCCACCAGCCAAGGACGCAAgaacctcgccgacgccctcgcggcgATGCGCAACACCAAACAgtcggccgccgacgtcTACACTAGATCACTACTCTGGGACCAGATTCCCAGCGAAGTCGTCAGAAACTTTGCAAAAATGGTGTCGGAAAGCAACAGCGCGAAAGTAGGCGCTAACGAATAA
- a CDS encoding Mob1/phocein family protein gives MDGASPWLLVPPGSRLSGRCHHHIRHLPLPRSVYCGLEAPSANQTLINSNARFRGQAAKPPGSNKSPTSSTAGQQPTSPTVSHGSQSSTNLAPKVPPLPNSPSLAHSIGMDDQGSLTDGDSILNSYHLPRPMPIWLNSNYGKHIVKGNFMTLSARPKTVEQGEWIAHQVVEHYRNLWNFVRVLHEKEEDGSTICNATTCPRMSAGANHSFTWLNSRREPVELPAFEYMTLMQRWISGKIDDTNIFPTDPSGVSYAHNSAITTTPLSQLTNPGEPDWIGKRSGFPQNFIDVCQTIFRQMFRVYSHLYWAHFVEPFYHLNLEKSLNSCFSHFILTATALDMLKPHELEPMQPLIDLWAANGTFPPESKAYEYANLRAGERLMHLAGVS, from the exons ATGGATGGAGCAAGCCCTTGGCTTCTGGTACCGCCCGGCAGCCGGCTTAGTGGTCGTTGTCACCATCACATTAGACATCTTCCTTTGCCTCGGAGTGTTTATTGTGGCCTTGAGGCTCCGTCAGCTAATCAGACATTGATCAACAGCAACGCCCGCTTCCGGGGACAAGCTGCCAAACCGCCTGGCTCGAACAAGTCCCCGACGTCTTCTACCGCCGGTCAGCAACCTACGTCACCGACCGTTTCCCACGGAAGCCAATCGTCCACCAACCTCGCTCCCAAAGTCCCGCCTCTGCCCAACTCCCCTTCTCTCGCCCACTCTATTGGCATGGACGACCAGGGTAGCTTGACCGACGGAGACAGCATCCTCAACTCCTACCATCTCCCTCGGCCCATGCCTATCTGGCTCAACTCCAACTATGGCAAGCATATTGTCAAGGGCAACTTCATGACCCTCAGCGCGAGACCCAAGAcggtcgagcagggcgagtGGATCGCTCACCAGG TCGTCGAGCACTACAGAAACCTCTGGAATTTTGTTCGTGTTCTccacgagaaggaggaggatggctCGACTATCTGCAATGCCACCACCTGTCCCAGAATGTCCGCTGGAGC GAACCACTCATTCACCTGGCTCAACAGTCGTCGGGAACCGGTCGAGCTTCCTGCCTTCGAATACATGACTCTTATGCAGAGATGGATCTCGGGCAAGATTGACGACACCAATATCTTCCCGACCGACCCTTCGGGCGTCTCGTATGCGCACAACTCGGCCATCACCACGACGCCTCTCTCGCAACTCACAAACCCCGGCGAGCCCGACTGGATCGGCAAGCGGTCCGGCTTTCCCCAGAACTTTATCGACGTCTGCCAGACCATCTTCCGCCAGATGTTCCGCGTCTACTCCCACCTCTATTGGGCCCATTTTGTCGAGCCCTTCTACCACCTTAACCTGGAGAAGTCTCTCAACAGTTGCTTCAGTCACTTCATCCTGACTGCCACGGCTCTCGACATGCTCAAGCCCCACGAGCTTGAACCCATGCAGCCTTTAATCGACCTCTGGGCTGCCAACGGCACCTTCCCTCCCGAGTCGAAGGCTTACGAGTACGCCAACCTACGAGCTGGCGAGCGCCTGATGCACCTGGCTGGCGTTTCCTAA